Proteins from a genomic interval of Quercus robur chromosome 9, dhQueRobu3.1, whole genome shotgun sequence:
- the LOC126701084 gene encoding uncharacterized protein LOC126701084: protein MPEIDIIIYHGGPLKNANANKGLPFEGPGIKTYYTQIDRRLKTLDELKMMVMEELCENPAVHNIQITYRMPSEILKHRINYKYMVIEADKHVKIMFDKLERILEVINIELYIQLEPRAEVGIEEIQQTQTSLQVTVPNAQYEYFPHVEHDDDDDDDDDYVDESIAIDGEDFGDRDEIEDKIEQGDFRDFERDIDDNETLVGSEPNADNVLSVQNITNTIPAYSPPALSFSENTWENMVDSSHIETPFVSTWREGMNLCKGLTFANKVEVQRVLTKCALKENKHFMISRSITTKHCAKCVDESCKWYVCAVMKPKFHRLWMVIVYKGPHTCIRIGVRNDGRMMSCNFIADVILKKLCEDHTTPIKHLKSVIELKYEGQKPSYYKVWDAKQKAIGKMFGNWEESYQRLQKLLMTYIDQDPTIQVFNRTTSTGEDDTGKLLVAMATDANNKVFPFAFAIVDSESRSSWRWFLQCLRDAIGHVIPNEGICIISNRHLGIKNTIAN, encoded by the exons ATGCCTGAAATTGATATAATCATATACCACGGTGGTCCgttgaagaatgccaatgcgaaCAAGGGATTGCCATTTGAAGGGCCGGGTATAAAGACCTATTATACCCAAATTGATCGTAGGTTAAAGACCCTTGACGAATTGAAGATGATGGTTATGGAAGAGTTGTGTGAGAATCCTGCTGTGCATAACATACAAATTACTTATCGTATGCCAAGTGAAATCCTGAAGCACCGGATTAATTACAAGTATATGGTGATAGAAGCAGACAAACATGTGAAGATCATGTTTGACAAGTTGGAGAGAATACTTGAAGTAATTAACATTGAGTTGTACATACAGTTGGAGCCACGTGCAGAAGTTGGTATCGAGGAAatccaacaaacacaaacaagttTACAAGTTACAGTTCCGAATGCTCAATATGAGTATTTTCCACATGTAGAGCATGATGAT gatgatgatgatgacgacgaCTATGTTGATGAGAGTATTGCCATTGACGGTGAAGATTTTGGTGATAGAGATGAGATTGAAGACAAGATTGAACAAGGGGACTTTAGGGACTTTGAGAGGGACATTGATGACAATGAGACATTGGTCGGTAGTGAACCTAATGCAGACAATGTTCTTAGTGTCCAAAACATTACAAACACAATCCCTGCCTACTCACCACCTGCCTTGTCATTTTCTGaaaatacttgggaaaatatgGTTGATTCTTCACATATTGAGACACCATTTGTGTCTACTTGGAGAGAGGGGATGAATTTGTGCAAAGGCTTGACTTTTGCCAATAAAGTGGAGGTGCAGCGCGTATTAACAAAGTGTGCCCTTAAGGAAAACAAACACTTTATGATCAGTAGGTCGATCACGACAAAACATTGTGCGAAATGCGTGGATGAGTCATGTAAGTGGTATGTCTGCGCAGTCATGAAACCCAAGTTCCACAGACTATGGATGGTCATCGTGTACAAGGGTCCTCACACGTGTATACGGATTGGGGTGCGAAATGATGGTAGAATGAtgagttgtaattttattgCAGATGTCATCCTTAAGAAGTTATGTGAGGATCACACTACCCCAATTAAGCATCTCAAATCTGTGATAGAGTTGAAATATGAGGGACAGAAGCCTTCTTACTACAAGGTATGGGATGCGAAACAAAAGGCAATTGGGAAGATGTTTGGGAATTGGGAAGAGTCTTACCAAAGGTTGCAAAAGTTGCTAATGACATATATTGATCAGGATCCGACTATCCAGGTGTTCAATCGTACCACATCCACCGGTGAAGATGACACA GGAAAGTTGTTGGTTGCAATGGCAACCGACGCTAACAACAAGGTATTCCCTTTTGCCTTTGCTATTGTGGATTCTGAGTCAAGGTCCAGTTGGAGGTGGTTTTTACAATGCCTCAGAGATGCGATTGGCCACGTGATACCTAACGAAGGCATTTGCATAATTTCTAACCGACATCTCGGTATCAAAAACACCATTGCAAACTAG